In Paroedura picta isolate Pp20150507F chromosome 12, Ppicta_v3.0, whole genome shotgun sequence, one DNA window encodes the following:
- the C12H11orf52 gene encoding uncharacterized protein C11orf52 homolog — MGNRCCRCCPGGWTWSSPFKRKNIKTGTRISKPNPQNTESKQGFDAAPVYDDVSEFPVYATVSKPKSAKRDDSNVHYADIQVFSKVRERSAEEVKSLQSQNATEYATLNFPQATPKYDSKNGTLV, encoded by the exons GACCTGGTCCTCGCCATTTAAGAGGAAAAACATAAAGACAG gtaCAAGAATCAGCAAGCCAAATCCACAGAACACGGAGAGCAAGCAG GGATTTGACGCTGCTCCAGTTTACGACGACGTGTCCGAATTCCCCGTTTACGCCACCGTGAGCAAGCCCAAGTCCGCAAAGCGTGATGACAGCAACGTGCACTACGCAGACATCCAGGTCTTCAGCAAAGTCCGGGAGCGCTCGGCGGAAGAGGTGAAGAGCCTGCAGTCCCAGAATGCCACGGAGTACGCCACCCTCAACTTCCCCCAGGCCACGCCGAAATACGACAGCAAGAACGGGACGCTGGTGTAA